CTGTACACTCTTTCTGCAATCAGCTTGGAGTAGTACTTATACCCCAAAATAAATACGATGCCCCCCATTACCGCAAGCCATATTCCACTCAAAAAAAATCCCTCCCGTTAAAATGATATAAGCGCTTCAAATATAGTCTGAATTTTTAGAATGTACACGCTTACTACATTTTACAATGGGATATTATGGATTACAATATGCATTTTACATGAATGAACAATAAAAAAAGTACGGATTCACTCAGAACCCGCACTTTTCATTACCTTACATGGATGCTGTCTTCATCTGTCGGATCGACTGCCTGTGGAATATCGACCCTCGTCCTCAGGATGGTTTGATCGGTATCAGTCGTTTTAGGATGATCCATCTTGGTTGGAAATTCGAAATTGAACCTCTTTTCCTCACCTGAAAGGATGGTACCGATATGATCAATGGAGATGGTGTCCAACTCTTTTTCGTGATAAGAAAAGTCACTGTCTTTCTTGTCCTCTTCATATTTATGAAGAAGCAGTAATTCTATCTCGTTGATGGGCTGATCTGCCATCCCGCCCTTTAAAACGACTTCCCCGATAATCCGGTCACCTGAAGAAATTTCCGGTGTATGCACAATGGTATCTACTTTTACATGGCCGATCCCGATGCTGGATAAAAATTTATTGATCATCATAAAGCCCCCTTATGTACTGTGTCTTCTTATCGTATCAATTTCCCCTCTTCATCGTCTACTCCCACATATTTTGCCAGTATCATGCAAATAATATGTTGGAAATGATGATAAGGAGGAATGAACTTGAAGAAAATAATTTATTCAATCATGGCGGTGTGTGTGCTCAGCCTCGGTGTATGTGGCAGCGTTGAAGCAGTAGGACAGAACACAGAGCAAAAGGTGAATTTAACGGCCGAACAAAAAGCCGAGCTTGGCAAATTACATGACCAGATGTTCGCCACAAAGAAAGAACTCGTGAAAAAATATGTCGAGTACGGTGTGTTTTCAAAAGAGCAGGGAGATAAAGTGCTTGCGATGATGGAAGAGAAACACAAAAAGTTAAAAGAAAACGGCTATATGATGAGATGGCATCCCCATCATGGCAAAAAACTTGATATGAAAGAATGAAATAGAAGAGGTTGGGACATAACGATGCTCTCATTCTCAAAACCCGAACTGTAAAAAATGCTATTCTTTTGATATGCCGCTGTTGATTTCCGTGCAAGGCTTCGCTTTCCTCGGGCGGCGGTGAGCCTCCTCGTCGCTATTCGCTCCTGCGGGGTCTCACCTACCCCGCTTTTCCCTTAGGAGTCTCCGCCTTGCACTCCAATCAACAGCTGGAACCTGCTAAATACATATAAGAAGTGATAGCTAAAAAAATCCGAACGGAGTAGATTTACGATAAATCACTCGTTCGGATTTTCTGTTTACGAGCACCGTTTTATCCCAACCCCTATTTAAATTCCCTTTGAAGAATATTGACCACTGTATCGATGTCATCCTTTGTCACATCGTAGTGGGTCGTAAAGCGGACAAGGGTCGGGCCGAATGTGACTGTAAGGATGCCTTTCTCTTTCAGGTGCTCTACAAACTGTTCTGCGGATCGTCCCGTTCCAGATATATCAGCTACGACAATATTCGTATCCACTGAATTGATCACTTGAATTCCGGTGCACGCCATCAGTCCCTGCTTTAATACGGCTGCCTTTTCATGGTCTTCTCCCAATCTATCTCTCATGGAGGTGAGTGCAACCAATGCAGGGGCAGCAATCATACCGACCTGTCTCAATCCTCCGCCCAATCTCTTTCTCCACTTCCTCGCACGGGAAATAAACGCTTGATCACCTGCAATGATCGACCCCACCGGCGCGCCTAATCCTTTAGATAAACAGATCTGCACGGTATCACAATGCTGCGTGAAATCCACTACGTCCCTCCCGCTTGCCGTCACGGCATTGAAAAGCCTTGCACCATCAACGTGAACAGGAATGCCATATTGTTTAGCAACTGTATGGATCGCTTGCATGTTCTCAGGTGATACGATGGCCCCTCCTGCCCGGTTATGGGTATTTTCTATACAAATCAACCCTGTTTCCGGAAAGTGCTGATCCTCAGGGCGAATGGCTGCTTTGATATCACTGGGATCCATTTCGCCATTCTCACCCCTGATGGTCCTCGTCTGGACCCCTGCAAGTGCCGCAACCGCCCCAGATTCATAATAGAAAATATGTGAGTTTTCTTCTAAAATGATTTCGTTGCCGGGTCTCGTATGAGTGAGTACGGCAATCTGGTTCCCCTGCGTTCCGCTCGTGACGAATAACGCTTCCTCTTTGCCTAGAATCCGGGCTGCTTCTCTCTCAAGCTTCAGGACGGTTGGATCTTCACCGTATACGTCATCACCGACTTCTGCCTCATAAGCGGCCCTTCTCATGTCTTCCGTTGGTTTGGTCAAAGTATCACTTCTTAAATCTATCACGTTGCATTCTCCCCCTATTGCTGACTGATGGAACCATTATAACAAAGCTGAGGGTCATGCTGGTAAAAAGCAGGCGCCATGTTCCAAATGACCTATATAAAATTATAATTATAGGAATATTCAAAACATTTCGAGGGAGGATGTGATACTATTTTAGTAAACTCGTCCCTGTGACAGAGTCTATCGCCCCGTAAGAGGAGAAGTGTCCAATGACGATCGGTTCAAAAATCCGTTTCCACAGATTAAAAAGAAAATTAACCCAGGAAGAGCTATGTAAAGGCATCATGTCTATTTCCTATCTATCCAAACTTGAGAACAATCAGGTCACACCTTCGCCGGACATCATCGAATCATTGTGCGAGCGCCTAGGCGTGAGTAATCTTTCGGATAATCCCAACCGCTTGAATAAGCTTCTCGAAACATGGAATCATGAACTTCTATGGAATCATGGTAATCCTGAAGGCTCTACGTTCCAGCACATTCAACGTGAGCTGGAACAAACGGATGACCTTGTTCCCCACTTATTTTACCGCATTCTTTGTTTCCGCCTGCACTTATTGAAGCATGATCTGCCAAAAGCCCACCAGCAGATGAATGATTCACTCATCCATTATAAAGAGCTGACGGATACATTAAAGTTCTATTTTCACAAATATCGAGGCAATTATTATTACCTGCTGAAAGACTATGAGCAAGCACAGGCGGAACTGAAGGAAGCTGAGACCTATTACGTGCTTGGAAATGTGGTGAATGAAGAAGAACGGGCAGATTTATATTACTTGTCAAGCCTCGTTCTAAGCCGCTTGAATCAATACAGGCTCGCCATTTTTTATGGAGAAAAGTCCCTCTCCATCTTTCAGGGCGTTTACTTTCAGAAGCGGTGTGCCGAAGTTCACTTACTGCTGGGCATCTGCTACCGGAGAATAAGATACGCAGAGCAGGCCATGAAGCATTATGAATGGGCAAAGTTCATTGCCCGTTCGATCGGATATAACGGGCTGCTCGCCAAAGTCGAGCAAAACCTTGGGTATCTAAAATCATTCATGAACAAGAGCGAAGAAGCGATCGGACATTACTTGAAGAGTATCGAGCTAAAAGAAAGCGACTTAGAAGGGAAGTTATTCTCCATTCTATCCCTCGTGAAGGAATACTATAAATTGAACCAGTATCAGCATGTGTGTCACTGGCTGCCAAAAGGATTATCACTCTGTTCAGAGGATACATATCCTGATAAATTCTATCAGCTATCATATTATCAGTTTGCGATGAATGATTTCCCAAACGGTTTTGAGTTGTTCATGAAAGAATATTGTCTTCCCTTCTTCAAAAGGAACGGCTCCCTTCTATTATATGCTGAATACGCGAAATACCTTGGCCAATATTATCAGATGGTCAGAAAATATAAACCTGCAGCCTTTTATCTCAACGAAGCGAATGAGATTTATGAAGAGATGCTGATCATTTAAGGAGGTGAAAACAATGAAGAGCGTAAAGAAATTATTCATCGTCATGAGTCTTACTGCTGTGGCATTTGCCGGGGTGGTTGTCATCCATTCCAATGAGGAGGAATTCCCGCCTTTCTCAAGTAAATTGTAGAAGAAAAGGAACTGGCCAGTGTGTGGACCAGTTCTTTTTTTGTCGATTTGAAGGAACGGGTAATAATATTGAACTTTATCAATGAAATTTTCTGAATAAAGAGATATAGTTAGATATGAATACATATTAAGGGGGATTTTGAATGAATCAAGCATTTGAGAAGAATTTAGAGAGATATGCTGATTTGATTGTACAAGTGGGGTTAAACCTGCAGAAAGATCAGGAGCTGTTAATTTCAGCCCCGGTCACATCCTACGAGTTTGTACGTCTCATCACCAATAAAGCGTATGAAGCCGGTGCAAAGTACGTGCTGACCGACTTCCATGATGAAGAGCTGAAGAAAATCCGCCTGGAGAAGTCTTCCGAGGAAGGATTGAAAGCTTTCCCTGAATGGAAGGCAAAAGGCTACATCGAAATGGCAGAAAACAATGTTGCCCTGTTAAACCTTGCTGCTCCGAACCCTTCCCTTCTTCGGGATACCGACCCTGCCAGGGCCGCAATACTCAATAAAACATCTGCATCTGCCATGAAAGATTTTTCTGCTTATATCGGAGGAGGCAAGATCAGCTGGTTGATCGCAGCGATCCCTACCGTGGAATGGGCACAGACGATTTTTCCGGAATTGGATGACCAGGAAGCTGTCGAGAAACTATGGGAGAACATCTTCTACACGACCCGGACAGATCAAGAGAATCCTGTTGAATTATGGACAGCCCATATCGACCACCTGAACAAAAATGCAGCCCGTTTGAATAACGGAGAATATAAGAAGCTTCATTATAAAGGTCCGGGCACAGACCTGACGATTGAATTCCGTCCAGAGACAAAATGGATCAGTGCCCAGTTCACAAATGATAAAGGCACGCCATTTGTCCCGAATCTTCCAACCGAGGAAGTGTTTACGATCCCTGATAAATACGGTGTGAACGGTGTTGTATCAAGTACTAAACCTTTGAATTACAGCGGAACGCTCATTAAGAACTTCTCCCTTACCTTCAAGGAAGGAAAAGTGGTAGATTTCACAGCAGAGGAAGGGTATGAAACGTTAAAGAACCTGCTTGAGACAGACGAAGGTGCATCGTATCTTGGTGAGGTGGCATTAGTGCCACATGACTCCCCAATTTCAAACACCAACATCATTTTCAACAATACGCTATTTGATGAAAATGCGTCTTGTCATATCGCATTGGGCAGAGCCCTGACTGTATGTGTCGAGGGCGGAAAAGAAATGACTTCAGATCAATTGAAGGAAGTCGGCTTTAATGAAAGCATGGTCCATGTCGATTTCATGATCGGATCTGATCAGTTGGATATTGATGGAGAGAAAGCAGACGGCAGTATTGAACCGATCTTCAAATCCGGTGATTGGGTTTAAGATAAGGATCACATAGGAAGACTAAAGAAGAAGGCTTGAATATGCATTTAAGCCTTTTTCTTATGGGAAAATTCAGCTCATAATATGAATTGGTAAAAATTACACGAAATATGACAAATAAATTTCGTTTTTAACATATTCAATACTTCACGAATATTTTACAATGGTAATATACTTATTTAAGGAGCGATGATCCTTGTCTTTCATCACAAAACGAACTTTTTTCTGGAGCGGCCTTTTTCTCATCGGCTTCTTCACTTTATATACAATATTCCGGACGTCCCATGTTGAATCGAGTGAAAAACCCCTCTCGGCTGTTGAAAAATATCCGACGGTGTTCGTTCACGGTTACAAAGGCACCTACAATTCCTTCAGGACGATGCTTGACCGGTTTGAAAATCAGCACGGCTGGGGCCAAAAAACATTGGTGATCACCGTTTCGGAAAAAGGGAGTGTCTCGTACAGGGGAACCCTTCCGAGAAACCCTGTCTCCCCTCCCCTTGTCCAAGTCATATTTGAAGATAATCGAGCTTCTTTAGATAAACAGGCCCTCTGGCTTGAAAATGCGATGAAGCTCCTGCATCACCGCTTTGATGTGGAATCTGTCAATATTGTGGCTCATTCCATGGGAGGGCTTGCATCGACAAAATATCTTGAAGATACGGGTCATGCAAACTTCGTCCCTCAAACCCATAAATTCATTACCATCGCTACCCCATTTCTTGGCGTGACGAAGGAATCCTACGGGCAAATCAATACAGGCGAAGCGGTGATTGACTTAAAACCTCAATCTCATGCATTGAAAGAGATGTATCTCAACCGAAACCTCATCCCCGGGGACATCCAGGTTTTGTCCATCGCTGGATCTGGTGATGATGTAGTAAATGTACCGAGCGCACTTGGAAGTTCTTCATTCTTTGAAGGTCAGTCCTATGAAACGAAAATTGTGTATGACCCCTCCATTTCTCACAGCGGCCTCCATGAAACGATCAAGGTCGACCGTCTTGTCGGAGATTTTCTCTGGGGTAAATAAAAGGCTTTCCTGTTCACATCGACAGTCGATCAGAGCAGGGAAGCTTTTTTGTGCAGTTGCGTAAAAGTCTTTAACGTTCTATACTACACAAGACTATACCTATGAGTTAGGATGAGAAGATTGACGAAAGAAAGAATGATGAAAGCAAACCCGACATACATACAACAATTCCAGAAGGGCTTCCCCCTCTTAAATAAAGAGAATGTGATGGGTTCGTCCGACCACATACAGGAAGGAGAAATCCTGTCCCTCGTTGACGAACGAAATCGCTTTATAGCGAAAGGATATGCCGGTAAACAGAACAAGGGAATCGGCTGGCTCCTAAGCTGGAAAGAACAAGAACTCATTGATCAAGCGTTCATTCAAAAAAAACTTCAGGCTGCCATTAATCAGCGCCTCCATTTCTTTTACAGTGAAGATACGACTGCATTCAGGGTTTTCAACGGTGAAGGTGACGGATTTGGCGGCATCACGATCGATTACTTTGATGGCTATTATCTGGTCCAATGGTATTCCAAAGGGGCTTACTCCTTTAAAGAAGATGTCATTCAGGCCATTAAAAATTTGACCGATTATAAAGGCATCTATCAGAAAAAGAGATTTGCCGAAGAAGGTAAATACGTGGAGGAAGATGATTTCGTTGAAGGAATCCGCCCATCCTTCCCCCTTCTTGTGAAAGAAAACGGCGTACAATTTGCCATTTATTTAAACGATGGCGCCATGGTCGGTGTATTCCTCGATCAACGGGAAGTCCGTAAAAGAATCCGTGATTCGTATTCTGAAGGAAAAAGGGTATTGAATACCTTCTCGTATACAGGAGCCTTTTCAGTATATGCAGCCCTGGGCGGTGCTGTGGAAACGACAAGCGTTGACCTTGCCAACCGCAGTTTAAGTAAGACGATCGAACAATTCAGCATTAATGGAATCGATTATGAAGCGCAGAATATCATCGTCGAGGATGTATTTAAATACTTTAAATACGCCGTTAAGAAAGAGCTTTCCTTTGATTTGGTCGTCCTTGATCCCCCAAGTTTCGCCCGTTCGAAGAAACATACCTTCAGCGCTGCAAGGGATTATAAGGATTTACTCAAAGAAGCAATCGCGATTACCGAGAAAAACGGTGTGATCGTCGCGTCGACAAATTGCAGTACATTCAATATGAAGAAATTTAAAGGATTCATTGAAACTGCCTTCAAAGAGTCTGACGAGAAATATACCATTCTGGAAGAATACACGCTTCCCGAGGACTTCAGAACAATCAGTCAATACAGGCAGGGCGACTATCTAAAAGTAGTATTCATTAAAAAGATGTAGACGGGCTTTCGAGGTCCGTCCCTCTTCCTTCTTAAATGACAGATTATTCTGTCATTATTTCCTCGGAAACCGCAGAAAACGACAGTGCAAGTGAGAGTATTGGAGAATTTTATCGAATTTGGAGGTTTGATGATGAAAAAAGCAATTTTTCTTGACCGTGACGGGGTCATCAATGAGGTAAAATCCGAAAGAGTGAAGTTTGTAAATAAGCCAAGTCAATTTTATTTCCTGGAAGGTGTGACGGAAGCGGTCAAGAAGTTATCTCAATCAGGGTTCCTTCTATACGTTGTCACGAATCAAGGCGGCGTCGGCCTTGGCTATCTGACGAAAGGAGAGCTCGACAGAATCCATGATCATATGGTGGCTGAAATTGAGAAAGCAGGCGGCAGAATAGAAGAAGTGTCATGCTGTATTCATAAACCGAAGGAAGGCTGTTCCTGCAGAAAACCGGAAGCCGGGATGATTGTGGCTCTTGCAGAAAAACATGGCTTGGATCTCAACCAGTCCTACATGATCGGGGACCGTGATGTCGACATCGAAGCCGGACGGAAAGCAGGATGCAAGACGATCCTTTTAGCACATCACTCATCTCCCCAATACGGCGCTAATCATATTTTCCCTTCACTGAAAGAGGCTTCTGAGTATATTCTTTCCTCTCAATAAACTGATGGAAGGATTAATTGCATGAGCAACGATGGATTTGGTGCATGGGCTCTCCCCATCCCCCATACCTGCCTTCTTCCCTACTAAGTCAGTGATTCGGTTGGATTTATGGAACACCAAGGTCACCATGAGTCACGTCGCACTCATGGTGACCTTTTCCGTTGTGGGGCCTGGTTTATCGTTTCAAAATGGGGAATTCTATGTTAAAGTACTATGGAACTAGCGTGAACGGGAGGGATTGGATGAACCAGCAGGAGTTATTACAAATCATACAGGGGCACTACCCATTTGACGTTTTGTCCTCAGAACAGTTGGATTACATCATTTCAGGTTCGAGATACACTACTTTTAAAAAAGGCGAGTTTTTGTTTCATGAAGATGAAACGGTTGAAGACCTTGATATTTACTTCCTTGTATCAGGTCTTGCCAAAAACGTCCTTCATCGTTCAAACGGCAAACAGTACTCCCTGAGATTTTATTACCCCGGTGACCTGATCGGGATCATGATTATGCTGACGAGCGGCCAGATGACATTTTCCGTGCAAGCGATCGAGGATTGCACGGTGTTCAGAATCCAGAAAGACCGGATCCTTGAGGTGATGACGAAGAACAATGATTTCTCCAAAATCATCTTTGAAAGCATCGGCAATCGCATGAAAACACTGTATGACGAAATCAAGGCAAAATCGGCAACTGAAACAGACGATGAAAATATCAACCTTTTCAGGACGAAAGTACATACCTTGATGGACAGCCCTACGTTCATCAGAGAAAACGATTCGATTGTGGAAGCGGCCAAGAAGATGAAAGAGCACGATACGTACGGCCTGGTGGTGGTCGACGGGGATAAAAAAATGCAAGGGATTCTGACCCAGCGGGAAATTCTTTCTTACATCACCTCCCCCTCTTCATCCGAGACCGTGGCCGATTGGATGAAAAAGAAACCGTTTTGGATCAGGGATGAATCGTTCGCTTATGAAGCACTCTCCTACTTCAAGCATGAGGAAGTGGATTTCGTTCCAATTATACGGAATGATGTGGTAGTCGGCATCCTAACAAGCACATCATTCCTCAATATTCAGGATTCGAATTATCTTGATCTCTCTTATAAGATCCAGAAGGCGCTGACCCATGATGAACTGGTGAAGCTTGCCACTGTCAAAAGTGAAACTTTTCAACAATTCATACAGGATCTGCTTTTGCAGGACAGCTTCGGCTACGATATATGCGAAGTGATCACCAATTATAATGACCGGCTTCACCGGAAAATCATTCAACTGAGTGAAAGGGAAATGCGTCAGGAAGGTTACGGTTCGGCACCAATCAATTACTGCTTCATTGTCATGGGGAGTCAAGGCCGGAGTGAACAGGGTTTCCATACTGATCAGGATAATGGGATCATCCTTGATGACTATGATCATCTTTCCGACCTGAAAAAGGTGGATCATTACTTCCAGGCGTTCACAGAGAAGCTGAATCTGAAGCTTGCAGCGTGCGGTTTCCCTGAATGCACCGGAGGCATCATGGCCAAGGAACAAAAGTGGAAAAGATCTTATACCGACTGGAAAAGGGCGATTGATGACTGGCTGCATGAAATCGATGCCCAGGAAGTACAAAATATCACGATGTTCTATGACTTCCGGCCGATTTACGGGGACTACTCGATAGCAGAAGAAATTCGGACTTATCTCGCCGAAAAGTCAAAAAGGTCATTGAATATGCAGCAGCTCTTACGAAAAGACGCCCTCCGCTTCAAGCTACCCGTCGGACCATTGGGAAGGGTGAATCTGAAACCCCGGAATCACCTTTTCAATTTGAAGAAGTCAGGGTTATTGCAAATCGTCAATATGATCCGGATTCATTCGGTCAAATATGGAATCAAAGAAGTGAATACGATCAAGCGGGTTCAGGCGTTGAAGAAGATTCAGGCCTTTCACCCAAGGGATGCTGAAAATGTCAAGACGGCGATGCATATCCTCTTGACGCTAAGAACAAAGCAGAATCTTCTTGAGCTAAGTGAAGGAAAGCCATTAAGCAATGACATCGATGTGAGGACCCTTTCTAAAGAGGACCGGCAGAAATTAAAAGAGTCCATACAAATCGCCAACCGACTCCAACAAGTGATGGAAATCAGCTTCAACAGGAATCGGGTGGTTTAATGGAACAAGTAGGGATTAATGTAGGCTTTCGTATTCTGAAGTATTATTTATGGCATCAATTCTTTTTCAGACATCAGGTGAAGAAAGAAAAAGAGAAGCTTTCTTACCATAAATTATCCCGTACTTTAAAAGAGTTTGAAGATGAAAAGCCAACTCTTCAGAAAAAGCATCTGTTTGATTGCACGTTCACCATCTTCGACTTGGAAACGACAGGGTTTTTCCCCGAGATTGGGGATGAGATCATTTCCATCGGGGCTGTTAAGGTGCATGAAGGGAAAGTTCAGCGGGATGAGACGTTTTATCAAGTCATCAACCCCCTTCAGACGGTGTCAAGGGAGACGAAGCGGTTCACGGGGCTGCGGAGGAAAGATTTCATTAACGGTGTGACACTGCCGATCGGACTTGAAAGATTCATCGAATTCAGCAAAGGAACGATACTGGTTGCCCACCCGGCCAGCTTTGATATCAATTTCCTGCAAAAAAGGATCAGCCGCTGGGAATTACCTTCTTTTGAACCGGAATATGTTGATTCTTTTTCACTTGCTAATGGTTTGCTTGCCAGGG
The nucleotide sequence above comes from Bacillus sp. KH172YL63. Encoded proteins:
- a CDS encoding D-glycero-alpha-D-manno-heptose-1,7-bisphosphate 7-phosphatase: MKKAIFLDRDGVINEVKSERVKFVNKPSQFYFLEGVTEAVKKLSQSGFLLYVVTNQGGVGLGYLTKGELDRIHDHMVAEIEKAGGRIEEVSCCIHKPKEGCSCRKPEAGMIVALAEKHGLDLNQSYMIGDRDVDIEAGRKAGCKTILLAHHSSPQYGANHIFPSLKEASEYILSSQ
- a CDS encoding threonine aldolase family protein; translation: MIDLRSDTLTKPTEDMRRAAYEAEVGDDVYGEDPTVLKLEREAARILGKEEALFVTSGTQGNQIAVLTHTRPGNEIILEENSHIFYYESGAVAALAGVQTRTIRGENGEMDPSDIKAAIRPEDQHFPETGLICIENTHNRAGGAIVSPENMQAIHTVAKQYGIPVHVDGARLFNAVTASGRDVVDFTQHCDTVQICLSKGLGAPVGSIIAGDQAFISRARKWRKRLGGGLRQVGMIAAPALVALTSMRDRLGEDHEKAAVLKQGLMACTGIQVINSVDTNIVVADISGTGRSAEQFVEHLKEKGILTVTFGPTLVRFTTHYDVTKDDIDTVVNILQREFK
- a CDS encoding DUF2680 domain-containing protein yields the protein MKKIIYSIMAVCVLSLGVCGSVEAVGQNTEQKVNLTAEQKAELGKLHDQMFATKKELVKKYVEYGVFSKEQGDKVLAMMEEKHKKLKENGYMMRWHPHHGKKLDMKE
- a CDS encoding alpha/beta hydrolase, which produces MSFITKRTFFWSGLFLIGFFTLYTIFRTSHVESSEKPLSAVEKYPTVFVHGYKGTYNSFRTMLDRFENQHGWGQKTLVITVSEKGSVSYRGTLPRNPVSPPLVQVIFEDNRASLDKQALWLENAMKLLHHRFDVESVNIVAHSMGGLASTKYLEDTGHANFVPQTHKFITIATPFLGVTKESYGQINTGEAVIDLKPQSHALKEMYLNRNLIPGDIQVLSIAGSGDDVVNVPSALGSSSFFEGQSYETKIVYDPSISHSGLHETIKVDRLVGDFLWGK
- a CDS encoding helix-turn-helix domain-containing protein translates to MTIGSKIRFHRLKRKLTQEELCKGIMSISYLSKLENNQVTPSPDIIESLCERLGVSNLSDNPNRLNKLLETWNHELLWNHGNPEGSTFQHIQRELEQTDDLVPHLFYRILCFRLHLLKHDLPKAHQQMNDSLIHYKELTDTLKFYFHKYRGNYYYLLKDYEQAQAELKEAETYYVLGNVVNEEERADLYYLSSLVLSRLNQYRLAIFYGEKSLSIFQGVYFQKRCAEVHLLLGICYRRIRYAEQAMKHYEWAKFIARSIGYNGLLAKVEQNLGYLKSFMNKSEEAIGHYLKSIELKESDLEGKLFSILSLVKEYYKLNQYQHVCHWLPKGLSLCSEDTYPDKFYQLSYYQFAMNDFPNGFELFMKEYCLPFFKRNGSLLLYAEYAKYLGQYYQMVRKYKPAAFYLNEANEIYEEMLII
- a CDS encoding aminopeptidase is translated as MNQAFEKNLERYADLIVQVGLNLQKDQELLISAPVTSYEFVRLITNKAYEAGAKYVLTDFHDEELKKIRLEKSSEEGLKAFPEWKAKGYIEMAENNVALLNLAAPNPSLLRDTDPARAAILNKTSASAMKDFSAYIGGGKISWLIAAIPTVEWAQTIFPELDDQEAVEKLWENIFYTTRTDQENPVELWTAHIDHLNKNAARLNNGEYKKLHYKGPGTDLTIEFRPETKWISAQFTNDKGTPFVPNLPTEEVFTIPDKYGVNGVVSSTKPLNYSGTLIKNFSLTFKEGKVVDFTAEEGYETLKNLLETDEGASYLGEVALVPHDSPISNTNIIFNNTLFDENASCHIALGRALTVCVEGGKEMTSDQLKEVGFNESMVHVDFMIGSDQLDIDGEKADGSIEPIFKSGDWV
- a CDS encoding DUF294 nucleotidyltransferase-like domain-containing protein; the encoded protein is MNQQELLQIIQGHYPFDVLSSEQLDYIISGSRYTTFKKGEFLFHEDETVEDLDIYFLVSGLAKNVLHRSNGKQYSLRFYYPGDLIGIMIMLTSGQMTFSVQAIEDCTVFRIQKDRILEVMTKNNDFSKIIFESIGNRMKTLYDEIKAKSATETDDENINLFRTKVHTLMDSPTFIRENDSIVEAAKKMKEHDTYGLVVVDGDKKMQGILTQREILSYITSPSSSETVADWMKKKPFWIRDESFAYEALSYFKHEEVDFVPIIRNDVVVGILTSTSFLNIQDSNYLDLSYKIQKALTHDELVKLATVKSETFQQFIQDLLLQDSFGYDICEVITNYNDRLHRKIIQLSEREMRQEGYGSAPINYCFIVMGSQGRSEQGFHTDQDNGIILDDYDHLSDLKKVDHYFQAFTEKLNLKLAACGFPECTGGIMAKEQKWKRSYTDWKRAIDDWLHEIDAQEVQNITMFYDFRPIYGDYSIAEEIRTYLAEKSKRSLNMQQLLRKDALRFKLPVGPLGRVNLKPRNHLFNLKKSGLLQIVNMIRIHSVKYGIKEVNTIKRVQALKKIQAFHPRDAENVKTAMHILLTLRTKQNLLELSEGKPLSNDIDVRTLSKEDRQKLKESIQIANRLQQVMEISFNRNRVV
- a CDS encoding 3'-5' exonuclease; translation: MEQVGINVGFRILKYYLWHQFFFRHQVKKEKEKLSYHKLSRTLKEFEDEKPTLQKKHLFDCTFTIFDLETTGFFPEIGDEIISIGAVKVHEGKVQRDETFYQVINPLQTVSRETKRFTGLRRKDFINGVTLPIGLERFIEFSKGTILVAHPASFDINFLQKRISRWELPSFEPEYVDSFSLANGLLARDDCYLDSLVKKFNIDSRARHHALNDAIMTAEIFERLLMICYEQEVHTIRGMHEFILHESG
- a CDS encoding sporulation protein, whose translation is MINKFLSSIGIGHVKVDTIVHTPEISSGDRIIGEVVLKGGMADQPINEIELLLLHKYEEDKKDSDFSYHEKELDTISIDHIGTILSGEEKRFNFEFPTKMDHPKTTDTDQTILRTRVDIPQAVDPTDEDSIHVR
- a CDS encoding class I SAM-dependent rRNA methyltransferase; the protein is MTKERMMKANPTYIQQFQKGFPLLNKENVMGSSDHIQEGEILSLVDERNRFIAKGYAGKQNKGIGWLLSWKEQELIDQAFIQKKLQAAINQRLHFFYSEDTTAFRVFNGEGDGFGGITIDYFDGYYLVQWYSKGAYSFKEDVIQAIKNLTDYKGIYQKKRFAEEGKYVEEDDFVEGIRPSFPLLVKENGVQFAIYLNDGAMVGVFLDQREVRKRIRDSYSEGKRVLNTFSYTGAFSVYAALGGAVETTSVDLANRSLSKTIEQFSINGIDYEAQNIIVEDVFKYFKYAVKKELSFDLVVLDPPSFARSKKHTFSAARDYKDLLKEAIAITEKNGVIVASTNCSTFNMKKFKGFIETAFKESDEKYTILEEYTLPEDFRTISQYRQGDYLKVVFIKKM